In one window of Arachis ipaensis cultivar K30076 chromosome B06, Araip1.1, whole genome shotgun sequence DNA:
- the LOC110264072 gene encoding uncharacterized protein LOC110264072 — MAANGASATSRRSHMGVREEDSASSSNLYVLYDGDPKDDVARRCFCGVYAIMYMLRMIRNPNRVFMGCPFYKGNQPHCKFFLWVDEHLARIGSSGCVFDKRPVVEKEPEVVEEDEGFHHRIAILEEKVTVLEKKKNPLACCVVIVVCAVVAAFYVCSD, encoded by the exons ATGGCTGCTAATGGAGCATCAGCAACATCGAGAAGAAGCCACATGGGAGTAAGAGAGGAAGATTCTGCCTCAAGCTCAAACCTTTATGTTCTTTACGACGGAGACCCGAAGGACGATGTCGCCCGGAGATGCTTCTGTGGAGTTTATGCGATAATGTATATGTTGAGGATGATTAGGAACCCAAACAGAGTCTTCATGGGTTGCCCATTCTATAAG GGAAACCAACCGCACTGCAAGTTTTTTCTTTGGGTGGATGAGCATTTGGCTAGAATTGGAAGCAGTGGTTGCGTCTTTGATAAAAGACCTGTGGTTGAGAAAGAGCCAGAAGTTGTTGAAGAGGATGAGGGATTCCATCATAGGATTGCTATTTTGGAGGAGAAGGTTACTGTGCTGGAGAAGAAAAAAAACCCCTTAGCTTGTTGTGTTGTTATTGTTGTATGTGCTGTTGTGGCTGCATTTTATGTTTGTAGTGACTGA